A window of Clostridium botulinum BKT015925 contains these coding sequences:
- the gltS gene encoding sodium/glutamate symporter, which translates to MNIKLDIFSTMALATFVFYVGIYCKNKINVFSKYCIPAPVIGGLLFAILVLVLKINNIATITLDTTLQNIFMTAFFTSIGFTASIKILKKGGITVIIFLILSILLVISQNILGVSLAKLFKLNPLLGLCTGSVSMVGGHGTSGSFGPLLEGLNVKGATTVAFASATFGLVMGSLIGGFVAKNLIERYKLNTPKISEDASIPLSDFHEDDTAILCHTRLMHAVSWIFMAMGIGTLISKFIQNLGLTFPSYIGAMMAAAIIRNICDFKKVELENKEIETIGGISLAFFLSMALMGLKLWELFDLALPMFVMLIGQALLMIVFSYFVVFKVLGKNYDAAVFASANCGFGMGATPNAVANMDALTTKFGFAPTPYLVVPIVGCLFIDFVNSAVITIFINFIH; encoded by the coding sequence ATGAACATTAAATTAGATATATTTTCAACTATGGCTTTAGCTACTTTTGTATTTTACGTTGGAATATACTGCAAAAATAAGATAAATGTTTTTTCTAAGTATTGTATACCCGCACCAGTTATCGGTGGACTTTTATTTGCAATATTAGTTTTAGTTTTAAAAATAAATAACATTGCAACTATAACTTTAGATACAACACTTCAAAATATATTTATGACAGCATTTTTCACTAGTATCGGATTTACTGCAAGTATAAAGATATTAAAAAAAGGTGGTATTACAGTAATTATATTTTTGATATTATCAATACTATTAGTAATTTCTCAAAATATTTTAGGCGTTTCACTTGCCAAACTATTTAAATTAAATCCTCTACTTGGTCTTTGTACAGGCTCTGTTTCAATGGTAGGTGGTCATGGAACATCTGGTTCTTTTGGACCTCTTTTAGAAGGTTTAAATGTTAAAGGTGCTACTACAGTTGCCTTTGCATCAGCAACTTTTGGACTTGTAATGGGAAGTTTGATTGGCGGATTCGTTGCCAAAAATTTAATTGAACGTTATAAATTAAATACTCCTAAAATATCAGAAGATGCTTCTATTCCATTAAGTGATTTTCATGAAGATGATACTGCAATTTTATGTCATACAAGATTAATGCACGCCGTATCTTGGATTTTTATGGCTATGGGAATTGGTACTCTAATATCTAAATTTATTCAAAATTTAGGTTTAACCTTTCCATCTTACATAGGTGCAATGATGGCAGCAGCTATTATTAGAAACATTTGTGATTTTAAAAAAGTTGAATTAGAAAATAAGGAAATTGAAACTATAGGTGGTATTAGTTTAGCTTTCTTTTTATCAATGGCACTTATGGGATTAAAGCTTTGGGAACTATTCGATCTAGCATTACCTATGTTTGTAATGTTGATAGGACAAGCATTGCTTATGATAGTATTTTCTTATTTTGTTGTATTTAAAGTTTTAGGTAAAAATTATGACGCAGCTGTTTTTGCTTCAGCCAATTGCGGTTTTGGAATGGGGGCTACTCCAAATGCTGTAGCTAATATGGATGCATTAACAACAAAATTTGGTTTTGCACCAACCCCTTATTTAGTTGTTCCTATTGTTGGATGTCTATTCATAGATTTTGTAAATTCAGCTGTAATTACTATATTTATTAACTTTATTCATTAG
- a CDS encoding flavodoxin family protein gives MKSLIVYYSLEGNSKFISESINEELKGDILRIKPIKDVAQKGFFKKYLLGGTQAMLKNKPQLEPIRVDFSNYDFIVFGTPVWAGTYAPVFNTFFEKYTIKNKSIALFCCHGGGGSAKTFKVFKEKLGGNNILGEIEFKDPLKHETEKMGNEARVWIKEFIK, from the coding sequence ATGAAATCATTAATAGTTTATTATTCATTAGAAGGAAATTCAAAATTTATATCAGAATCTATAAATGAAGAACTCAAGGGCGATATATTAAGAATAAAACCTATAAAAGATGTAGCTCAAAAAGGATTTTTTAAGAAGTATCTTTTAGGTGGTACTCAAGCTATGCTCAAAAATAAACCACAATTAGAGCCAATACGTGTAGATTTTTCTAACTATGATTTTATAGTTTTTGGTACACCAGTATGGGCAGGAACTTATGCTCCTGTATTTAATACTTTCTTTGAAAAATATACTATAAAAAATAAGAGTATAGCATTATTTTGCTGTCATGGTGGTGGAGGTTCCGCTAAAACATTTAAAGTATTTAAAGAAAAATTAGGTGGAAACAACATATTAGGTGAGATTGAATTTAAGGATCCATTAAAACATGAAACAGAAAAGATGGGAAATGAAGCTAGAGTATGGATTAAAGAATTTATAAAATAA
- a CDS encoding esterase/lipase family protein, which produces MKGNVKTKRFISIVSIFVFTFITLLTFSSGKSNTVLAAQNNNITKANNDYPIVLCHGCNGWGREENFGTIAFQSRYYWGGNVDLQQELINKGFTTYTAAVGPLSSNWDRACELYAQIKGGTVDYGEAHSKKFGHSRYGRTYRGFYPLWGTKDNKGNIRKIHLIGHSQGGQTVRMLTQLLAKGSQEERKASKENGSNLFKGDNSWISSVVTLASPHDGTTLADMKGTNAVAALGIGAIGSVLGNIPNSDIVFDLKVDQWGLKRKPHESFLSYFTRCNKSRMWYSKDICSVDLSTDGAVAQNRWVKAQPNVYYFSWACCGTMTNPASLLLGHQIANPLKMGDKGLYNLQWFAQAQLMGSYSRHNSRRAIPVIDEKWWPNDGYVNTISENGPKAGSNDAIVNYNGAPKIGKWNFMGVKPMDHEDIIGRHWDGAIGFFDNMAQMLRNLPVTD; this is translated from the coding sequence ATGAAAGGTAATGTAAAAACTAAAAGATTTATCTCAATAGTTTCTATTTTTGTATTTACATTTATAACTTTATTAACATTTAGTAGTGGAAAATCTAACACTGTACTTGCAGCACAAAACAATAACATAACAAAAGCCAATAATGATTATCCTATAGTACTATGCCATGGATGCAATGGATGGGGAAGGGAAGAAAATTTTGGAACAATAGCATTTCAATCAAGATATTATTGGGGTGGAAATGTTGATTTGCAACAAGAACTTATTAATAAAGGATTTACGACATACACCGCAGCAGTAGGTCCACTTTCAAGTAACTGGGATAGGGCATGTGAACTTTATGCTCAAATTAAAGGTGGTACAGTTGACTATGGTGAAGCACATTCAAAGAAATTTGGACATTCTAGATATGGAAGAACATATAGAGGATTTTATCCACTTTGGGGTACAAAAGATAACAAAGGTAACATACGTAAAATTCATCTTATAGGTCATAGTCAAGGCGGACAAACTGTTCGTATGCTTACTCAACTTCTTGCTAAAGGAAGTCAAGAAGAAAGAAAAGCATCGAAGGAAAATGGTAGTAACTTATTTAAGGGTGATAATTCTTGGATTTCTAGTGTTGTAACATTGGCATCTCCACATGATGGAACTACACTTGCAGATATGAAAGGTACTAATGCTGTAGCAGCACTTGGAATAGGAGCAATAGGATCAGTTTTAGGCAATATACCTAATTCAGATATAGTTTTTGATTTGAAAGTTGATCAATGGGGACTTAAAAGAAAACCTCATGAAAGTTTTTTAAGTTATTTTACAAGATGTAATAAAAGTAGAATGTGGTATTCAAAAGATATTTGTTCAGTAGACTTAAGTACAGATGGTGCTGTAGCACAAAATAGATGGGTAAAAGCACAACCAAATGTATATTATTTTTCATGGGCATGTTGTGGAACCATGACTAATCCAGCAAGTTTATTATTAGGTCATCAAATAGCTAATCCTTTAAAAATGGGTGATAAGGGATTGTATAATTTACAATGGTTTGCACAAGCTCAATTAATGGGATCATATAGTAGACATAATTCACGTCGTGCTATACCTGTAATAGATGAAAAATGGTGGCCAAATGATGGATATGTAAATACTATTTCTGAAAATGGTCCTAAAGCTGGTTCGAATGATGCGATAGTAAATTATAATGGAGCTCCTAAGATAGGTAAGTGGAATTTCATGGGTGTAAAACCAATGGATCATGAAGATATAATAGGAAGACACTGGGATGGAGCTATAGGATTCTTTGATAATATGGCTCAAATGCTTAGAAATCTGCCTGTAACAGATTAA